A window of Luoshenia tenuis contains these coding sequences:
- a CDS encoding HD domain-containing protein, giving the protein MQRLQAQLQFLTEIDKMKDVFRRNVTIKARRQENDAEHSWHMALCALVLAEYAPPGADVGRAIAMALVHDLVEVYAGDTFCYDQAGNATKAAREQAAADRIFGMLPEDQGAKYRALWEEFDAMDTPDSQFAAAVDRLQPFILNVNTQGHTWRLGQITRAQLENRLAPIAKWMPALWPTVSAMIDEAVQQDLLPGG; this is encoded by the coding sequence ATGCAGCGTTTGCAGGCCCAGTTGCAGTTTTTAACCGAGATCGACAAGATGAAGGACGTGTTCCGCCGCAACGTCACCATAAAGGCCCGCCGGCAGGAGAACGATGCCGAGCACTCCTGGCACATGGCCCTTTGCGCCCTGGTGCTGGCCGAGTACGCCCCGCCCGGGGCAGACGTGGGGCGCGCCATCGCCATGGCCCTGGTGCACGACCTGGTGGAGGTCTACGCCGGGGATACTTTTTGTTATGACCAGGCGGGCAACGCCACCAAGGCCGCCCGGGAGCAGGCCGCGGCCGACCGCATCTTCGGTATGCTGCCCGAGGATCAGGGCGCAAAGTACCGCGCCCTGTGGGAGGAGTTCGACGCCATGGACACCCCGGACAGCCAGTTCGCCGCCGCGGTGGACCGGCTGCAGCCCTTCATTCTCAACGTCAATACCCAGGGGCACACCTGGCGCTTGGGGCAGATCACCCGCGCCCAGCTGGAAAACCGCCTGGCCCCCATCGCCAAGTGGATGCCCGCCCTCTGGCCCACCGTCAGCGCCATGATCGACGAGGCCGTGCAGCAGGACCTGCTGCCGGGGGGCTAA
- a CDS encoding pyridoxamine 5'-phosphate oxidase family protein, translating into MQMRRSDRQITDPAAIQAILDACTILRLALVADGKPYVVPLHFGYTGAGESLTLYFHTAREGRLPRALLAGSPACFEMDIPGEIIRGELACNFSQCFASIIGEGTPRAVTGDAEKRAALDALMDHVAGPGPHIYADAALRATAVWALPVDSLTAKRRG; encoded by the coding sequence ATGCAAATGAGAAGAAGCGACCGCCAGATCACCGACCCCGCCGCCATCCAGGCCATCCTCGATGCCTGCACCATCCTGCGCCTGGCGCTGGTGGCCGATGGCAAGCCCTACGTCGTGCCCCTGCACTTTGGCTACACCGGCGCGGGCGAGAGCCTCACCCTGTACTTCCACACCGCCCGGGAGGGCCGCCTGCCCCGTGCCCTGCTGGCCGGCAGCCCCGCCTGTTTTGAGATGGATATCCCCGGCGAGATCATTCGCGGCGAGCTGGCCTGCAACTTCAGCCAGTGTTTCGCCTCCATCATTGGGGAGGGCACGCCCCGCGCCGTCACCGGGGATGCGGAGAAGCGCGCCGCTCTGGACGCGCTCATGGACCACGTGGCCGGCCCAGGCCCCCATATTTATGCGGATGCCGCCCTGCGCGCCACCGCCGTTTGGGCCCTCCCGGTGGATTCCCTCACCGCCAAGCGCCGGGGCTAG
- a CDS encoding RraA family protein: MKNACPQELALLEQLKAYDTPSVTNVVATYPEDKENCLGLYHPWQGQWYTDERLRCMYPELGRRAGFAVTCVYGLPDPGFTRLSFGDLLRAVDAAPGPAVVIVKQNFPQEIKRKNGLLGGNMMTALRSAGAVGVISDGPSRDVDEVRALGLHYMLTGVAPGHGPFALQAVNVPVEVCSMAVSPGEIVHLDENGAVKFPRQALGDVALRLERLAKVEARRQQMLRETSDVEQLARIMAGLYD, encoded by the coding sequence ATGAAAAATGCCTGCCCACAGGAGCTGGCGCTGCTCGAGCAGCTGAAAGCCTACGACACCCCCTCGGTCACCAACGTGGTGGCCACCTACCCGGAGGACAAGGAGAACTGCCTGGGCCTTTACCACCCCTGGCAGGGCCAGTGGTACACCGACGAGCGCCTGCGCTGCATGTATCCGGAGCTGGGCCGCCGCGCCGGCTTTGCGGTCACCTGCGTGTACGGCCTGCCCGACCCGGGCTTTACCCGCCTCTCCTTTGGGGATCTGCTGCGCGCGGTGGATGCGGCCCCCGGCCCGGCGGTGGTGATCGTCAAACAGAACTTCCCCCAGGAGATCAAGCGCAAAAACGGCCTGCTGGGCGGCAATATGATGACGGCGCTGCGCTCTGCCGGCGCGGTGGGGGTGATCAGCGACGGCCCCTCCCGGGATGTGGACGAGGTGCGCGCGCTGGGGCTGCACTACATGCTCACCGGCGTCGCCCCCGGCCACGGCCCCTTTGCCCTGCAGGCCGTCAACGTGCCGGTGGAGGTGTGCTCCATGGCCGTCTCCCCCGGGGAGATCGTCCACCTGGATGAAAACGGCGCGGTCAAGTTCCCCCGCCAGGCCCTGGGGGATGTGGCCCTGCGCCTGGAGCGCCTGGCCAAGGTCGAGGCGCGCCGCCAGCAAATGCTGCGCGAGACCTCGGATGTGGAGCAGCTTGCCCGCATCATGGCCGGCCTGTACGATTAA
- a CDS encoding putative sodium/potassium/calcium exchanger, giving the protein MAWIELHDNLPDHPKTLAVARALDMDKDMVVGKLCRLWTWCLANREDGLLALEDGETLCEVMRFTGGAKKLMQALCTPPKGGEAGFIEPTPGGYRLHGWEERTSLLMETRARKRAQTMERTRRYRERRKEQASQGGGDGDAVGDAAVTRHGDAGCDAAVTQCDAPTEPNPTEPYPTEPNPLGGIPPREVRGKGREQEGPPAGACAGQADAGRRRDRAEAQARRTLEDGGAGAYVGARKAGESVREQREENGPDEGRSECEPMRAENETPVNGRLLGQRAAHGRHGEAGWQRGQGACGLDMGDCERTDAKETGRLEDGGAGAYVGAHKAGGSAKERREESGPDEGRSECEPMRAENETPVNGRLLGQRAAHGRHGEAGWQRGQGACGLDMGDCERTDAKETGRLEDGGAGAYEACKAGESAKERQEENGPDEGRSECEPMRAENETPVNGRLLGQRAAHEKCGEAGWQRGQGACGLDCARTDAEEQGGAGTIPHEEKAGFADGPGGMPFALEAGAVFTLPARDGEYALGAAQIGQLQAAFPELDLAGELRAMDSWLRANPQGVRPAGMMPRFVDGWLRNAQKRVCRPVARGDTVERFLALAQQMERET; this is encoded by the coding sequence ATGGCGTGGATCGAACTACACGACAACCTGCCCGACCATCCCAAGACACTGGCGGTGGCGCGGGCGCTGGACATGGACAAGGACATGGTAGTGGGCAAGCTGTGCAGGCTGTGGACCTGGTGCCTGGCCAACCGGGAGGACGGCCTATTGGCGTTGGAGGACGGGGAGACGCTGTGTGAGGTGATGCGCTTTACTGGCGGGGCGAAAAAGCTGATGCAGGCGCTGTGCACCCCGCCCAAAGGGGGCGAGGCGGGCTTTATTGAGCCGACGCCCGGAGGTTACCGGCTGCACGGCTGGGAGGAGCGCACCAGCCTTTTGATGGAGACCCGGGCCAGGAAGCGGGCGCAGACGATGGAGCGGACGCGGCGCTACCGGGAGCGGAGAAAGGAGCAGGCATCGCAGGGCGGCGGGGATGGTGACGCAGTTGGTGACGCAGCTGTGACGCGTCACGGTGACGCGGGTTGTGACGCGGCTGTGACGCAGTGTGACGCACCTACCGAACCGAACCCAACCGAACCGTACCCAACCGAACCCAACCCCCTCGGGGGGATTCCTCCGCGGGAGGTGCGCGGCAAGGGCCGCGAGCAGGAAGGGCCCCCTGCGGGGGCGTGTGCGGGGCAGGCGGACGCGGGGCGGCGAAGGGATCGGGCGGAGGCGCAAGCGCGCAGGACGCTGGAGGACGGCGGCGCGGGAGCGTATGTGGGGGCGCGTAAGGCCGGTGAAAGCGTGAGAGAACAGCGGGAAGAAAACGGGCCGGATGAAGGGCGAAGTGAATGTGAGCCGATGCGCGCGGAGAATGAAACGCCGGTGAACGGCAGGTTGTTGGGTCAGAGGGCGGCGCACGGGAGGCACGGCGAGGCCGGTTGGCAGCGAGGACAAGGGGCGTGCGGGCTGGATATGGGGGATTGTGAGCGAACTGATGCGAAGGAGACCGGGCGGCTGGAGGACGGCGGCGCGGGGGCGTATGTGGGGGCGCATAAGGCCGGTGGAAGCGCAAAAGAACGGCGGGAAGAAAGCGGGCCGGATGAAGGGCGAAGTGAATGTGAGCCGATGCGCGCGGAGAATGAAACGCCGGTGAACGGCAGGTTGTTGGGTCAGAGGGCGGCGCACGGGAGGCACGGCGAGGCCGGTTGGCAGCGAGGACAAGGGGCGTGCGGGCTGGATATGGGGGATTGTGAGCGAACTGATGCGAAGGAGACCGGGCGGCTGGAGGACGGCGGCGCGGGAGCGTATGAGGCGTGCAAGGCAGGTGAAAGCGCAAAAGAACGGCAGGAAGAAAACGGGCCGGATGAAGGGCGAAGTGAATGTGAGCCGATGCGCGCGGAGAATGAAACGCCGGTGAACGGCAGGTTGTTGGGTCAGAGGGCGGCGCACGAGAAGTGCGGCGAGGCCGGTTGGCAGCGAGGACAAGGGGCGTGTGGGCTGGACTGTGCGCGGACTGACGCGGAGGAGCAAGGCGGCGCGGGGACGATCCCCCATGAAGAGAAAGCCGGTTTTGCGGATGGGCCCGGCGGGATGCCCTTTGCCCTGGAAGCGGGCGCGGTCTTTACCCTGCCGGCCAGGGACGGAGAATATGCGCTGGGTGCGGCGCAGATCGGCCAGCTGCAGGCGGCCTTCCCGGAACTGGATCTGGCCGGGGAGCTGCGGGCCATGGACAGCTGGCTGCGGGCCAATCCGCAAGGGGTGCGCCCGGCCGGGATGATGCCCCGGTTTGTGGACGGCTGGCTGCGCAACGCCCAAAAGCGGGTCTGCCGGCCCGTCGCGCGGGGGGACACGGTAGAACGCTTTCTGGCGCTGGCACAGCAGATGGAGCGGGAGACGTGA
- a CDS encoding replicative helicase loader/inhibitor, producing MTAAQTARLLAVLTAAYPASKIRADQHTVALWQEMLGDLPEALVLAAAKRLIAISPYPPAIADVRRSAAEGLQEASGQPEADQAWTMLARAISRYGFYEGEAALRSLPEPVRRAAQRFGWRELCLSELDHQAVLRAQFIKTYEAERERERNNIRLPAQVQARLRALAQQGAKLSLKGGEADAGADAGSR from the coding sequence ATGACGGCGGCGCAGACGGCGCGGCTGCTGGCGGTGCTGACGGCAGCCTATCCCGCAAGTAAGATACGGGCGGACCAGCACACCGTGGCGCTTTGGCAGGAGATGCTGGGCGACCTGCCCGAGGCGCTGGTGCTGGCGGCGGCCAAGCGGTTGATCGCCATCAGCCCCTACCCGCCCGCCATTGCGGACGTGCGGCGCAGCGCGGCGGAAGGGCTGCAGGAGGCCAGCGGTCAGCCCGAGGCCGACCAGGCCTGGACGATGCTGGCGCGGGCCATCTCCCGGTACGGCTTTTACGAGGGGGAGGCGGCGCTGCGCTCTTTGCCCGAGCCGGTGCGCCGGGCGGCACAGCGCTTTGGCTGGCGGGAGCTGTGCCTGAGCGAGCTGGATCATCAGGCCGTGCTGCGGGCCCAGTTTATCAAGACCTACGAGGCGGAACGCGAGCGGGAACGCAACAACATCCGCCTGCCCGCGCAGGTACAGGCGCGGCTGCGGGCGCTGGCGCAGCAGGGGGCAAAGTTATCCCTGAAAGGGGGTGAGGCGGATGCGGGAGCGGACGCTGGTTCTCGATAA
- the sigG gene encoding RNA polymerase sporulation sigma factor SigG, which yields MINKVEICGVDTSKLPVLTNEEMRALFPKIHAGDNAARETFIRGNLRLVLSVIQRFNNRGENVDDLFQVGCMGLIKAIDNFDTTLGVRFSTYAVPMIIGEIRRYLRDNNAIRVSRSLRDTAYKALQAREKLTNASGKDPTVAEIAKEMDLPREDVVFALDAIAEPVSLFEPIYHDGGDALYVMDQVQGDDSDEQWVEQIALRQAMSRLNDRERKILTLRFFEGKTQMEVAGEIGISQAQVSRLEKGALERMKKQI from the coding sequence TTGATTAATAAAGTTGAAATATGCGGCGTGGATACGTCCAAGCTGCCGGTGCTTACCAACGAGGAGATGCGCGCGCTCTTCCCCAAGATCCACGCGGGGGACAACGCCGCCCGGGAGACCTTTATCCGCGGCAACCTGCGCCTGGTGCTCAGCGTCATCCAACGCTTTAATAACCGGGGGGAAAATGTGGACGACCTGTTCCAGGTGGGCTGCATGGGGTTGATCAAGGCCATCGATAATTTTGATACCACCCTGGGCGTGCGCTTTTCCACCTATGCCGTGCCCATGATCATCGGGGAGATCCGCCGTTACCTGCGGGATAACAACGCCATCCGCGTCAGCCGCTCCCTGCGGGATACGGCCTATAAAGCCCTGCAGGCCCGGGAAAAGCTGACCAACGCCTCCGGCAAGGACCCCACCGTGGCAGAGATCGCCAAGGAGATGGACCTGCCCCGGGAGGACGTGGTCTTTGCCCTGGACGCCATTGCCGAGCCGGTCTCCCTGTTTGAGCCCATCTATCACGACGGCGGGGACGCCCTGTACGTCATGGATCAGGTGCAGGGCGACGACAGCGACGAGCAGTGGGTGGAGCAGATCGCCCTGCGCCAGGCCATGAGCCGCTTGAACGACCGGGAGCGCAAGATCCTCACCCTGCGCTTTTTCGAGGGCAAGACCCAGATGGAAGTGGCCGGGGAGATCGGCATCTCCCAGGCCCAGGTCTCCCGCCTGGAAAAGGGCGCCCTGGAGCGCATGAAAAAGCAGATCTAA